The Streptomyces sp. RKAG293 genome includes a region encoding these proteins:
- a CDS encoding GPW/gp25 family protein, with protein sequence MAEQFVGSGWAFPLRISPTGGIALVSGEREVEEAIRLVLSTAPGERPMRPEFGCAIHDMVFAPVNEATAGRIQHEVHSCLDRWEPRIEVDDVAVTAGAEEGVLFIDVRYSITGTNNPRSLVFPFYVIPSHDGPEGSGTPDEHLGSDR encoded by the coding sequence ATGGCCGAACAGTTCGTCGGCTCCGGATGGGCGTTCCCGCTGCGCATCAGCCCCACCGGCGGCATCGCGCTGGTCAGCGGGGAACGCGAGGTCGAGGAGGCCATCAGGCTCGTCCTCTCCACCGCGCCCGGCGAACGGCCGATGCGCCCCGAGTTCGGCTGTGCCATCCACGACATGGTCTTCGCCCCCGTCAACGAGGCCACCGCGGGGCGGATCCAGCACGAGGTGCACAGTTGCCTGGACCGCTGGGAACCGCGCATCGAGGTGGATGACGTCGCGGTGACGGCCGGCGCGGAAGAAGGTGTGCTCTTCATCGACGTCCGCTACTCGATCACGGGCACCAACAACCCGCGCAGCCTGGTCTTCCCGTTCTACGTGATCCCCTCCCACGACGGGCCCGAGGGGTCCGGCACGCCCGACGAGCACCTTGGAAGCGACCGCTGA